The window TTCAAACAAGTAACTTCGGATACCAGGAGGCAATTTCAGATCCTGCTAACTTTGGTAAAATTTTAGCTTTTACGACTCCGATGATTGGCGGAAGCGGAATTAATGCAATTGATTATGAATCAATTGATCCTAGTGTGCGTGGAATAATCGCTAACGATATTGCTTTTCATATTTCAGCAAATCCAACTTTTCAAGATTTAAATGATTTTCTAAAAGAGAAAAGAATACCAGCTATTTATGGCGTTGATACTCGAGCACTAGTTCAAAAATTAAAAAATAAACAAGTAATCAAAGCTTCTATTATGGATACAGACGATGCACATGCTTTTGATCAAATTAAAGCGCTAGTTTTACCTAAAAATAAGACAGCTCAAATTTCTACAAATCATCCTTATGCTGCTCCAAATGTTGGTAAAACTGTAGCTGTTATTGATTTAGGACTAAAGCATTCATTATTGCGTTCCTTATCTTTGCGTAAAATTAACAGTGTTGTATTGCCATATAATGCTTCAATTTATGACATTATCAATCTTCGGGCAGATGCAATCGTGATTTCTAATGGTCCAGGAAGAGTAGAAGAAGTTGCGCCGTTTTTAAAACCAGTATTTGATAAGTTCTATGGTAAATTGCCGATTTTAGGAATTGGATTAGGTTTTTTAGCAATTAGCAATTACTTAGACTTAGAACTTTTAGACTTGATCCCAGCTTATAATGGCAGCAATTTTCCCGTTATTGAGCAAACTAATAATCGAATCTGGCAAACTGCGATGAATATCGACCAATTGGTTGTTCCAGATAGTTTATCTTTAAACCTTTCACGTAAGTACTTTGACTTAAGATCAGATTTATTAGCTGGATACAGTATTAAAGAAGATAAGGTTTTGGCAACAGCCTTTAATCCAGAAGGATCTCCTGGTAATTTTGATGCTGCTAGCATTTATGATCAGTTTATGAATATGATGGAGTAAAATATGCCTTTACATAATGAAATTAATAAGGTTCTGGTTATTGGGGCTGGACCAAGTATTGTTGGAGAGGTTTCAGAACTTGATATTCTTGCTAAACAAGCTTTAGCTGCCTTTGAAGAAAGCAATGTTCAAGTTGTCTTAATTAACCCTAATCCTGCAACAATTACAACTGATCCACATCCTGATGTAAATGTATATCTTGAACCAATGACGCTACCATTTGTGAAGCGAATTATTAGAATGGAAAAGCCGGATGCTATTATTCCAGCTTTTGGTGGAAAGCCAGCTTTAAGATTAACGCAGGAGTTATTAGAGTCTGGTATCTTAACACAAATGAATATTGAGCTTTTAACTATTAATAGCTTAGCCTTAAGTTTATCAGCTCCGCATAATCTCTATACTTTTCTTAAAGCAAATAAGATTGCAGTTGCCAATCAATGGCTGCTGGAAAAAGAAGACGACTTACGTCGTGTAATTGAACATGCTCATTTTCCTTTGCTTTTATCTAAGAAACAACATTATCGACCAGATAGTATGATTTCTTTAGATAGTTTGGCTCAATTAGAAAGATATTTTTTAGACGAAGAAAGTGATGATCATTTTAATTGGAAAGATTACCGTTTAACTGAAGATCTATCTAATTGGGAAGAATTAATTTTTGACATCGTCCGCGACAATAATGGTAATTTTTGTTTTGTTGGAAATACAGGTAGCTTAGAACCAGTTGGAATTAATTCCTCTGATTCACTATTAGTGACGCCAATTTTGACTAGAAATAATAATCAAATTCAAAAATTAAGGAATTGTTGTCGTAAAATTGCAAATTGTCTCAATTTACATGGTGCATTAAGTATTCATTTTGCCGTTAAACAAAATGGAGAAGATTTTAACTATAAAGTCTTAAGTGTAAAACCACGTTTAACGCAGACTAGCTTACTTTCTTATAGAAGCGGCGTGTATTCCATTGGCTACATTACTGCCAAGATTGCTCTTGGATATAACTTAAATGAAATTACCGATCCACAATCTGGAATCTCTGCTGCAGTTGATCCAGTGCAAGATGCATGTTTTGTAAAATTGCCTTATTGGTCCTTTACTGAAGCGGGATACAACCATTATGCTTTGAATAATAAAACGACTTCTGGAGGACAAGCTTTAGGAATTGGTCGTAATTTTGAAAGTGCCTTTTTAAAGGCACTACAATCAACTACTGGTTTTTCTAATAATGTGAAGACCTTTAAAGAAGAATGTGATAAGAGTGAAGAGGAAATATTGCGGGATTTAAGCCAGCCTAATGAAGTTCATTTGATTACGCTTTTAGCTGCTTTGGCTAAGGGTATTAGCTATCATACCTTACATAAGCTTTTACACGTACACCTAGTATTCTTACAGAAGTTTAATCACATTCTGATCTTATTGAAAAAACTGCAAAATGATGAATTAACTCCTGATTTAATGCTAAAAGTAAAGAAAAATGGCTTTTCTAATCGTTTAATTGCTGAAGTTACTAAGCGAGATGAAAAAGCAATAACTGATTTATGTAAAAAGTGGTCCATCAAGCCAAGTTATATTGAAATTGACGGGACTGCTGGTTTAATTCATCCTAATGTTCAAGCCGTGTATAGTAGTTATGGTATTGAAGATGAAACAAAGCCACTGTCTAATTCAAAAAAATGTCTTCTTTTAGGTTTAAAGCCATTTCAGGTGTCCTTAACTGGAGAATTTGATTATATGCTCTACCATGCTGCTAAGACACTAAAAGAGCAGGGAATAAGTCCAGTGATTATTAGTAATAATCCAGAAAGTGTTAGTGCTGCTTACGACTTATGTGATCGGGTTTATTTTGAACCAATTACATTAGAAAATATTCTTGAGATTGCCTGGAAAGAAGACATTAAGGAAGTCGTAACTCAATTTTCTGGTAAACAAATTAATGAATACCGGATGCAGCTACTAGAACATGGGTTAACAATTTTAGGACAACCTAATTTGAAAGAAATTTTAGGAGAGAACCATGCTGATGTTGTATATCAGGCTGGCGTTAATCCTGTTCCTGCACTTCAATGCGATAGCGAAGAAAATGTCTTAGAATTTGTAAATACAAATGGGTTTCCTGCTTTAATTGGTGGCACAAGCAATGGTAAGAAACAAAAATCTGCCGTTGTATTTGATTTACCAGCTCTACAGAGATATATTGCGGAAAATTCATTAGAGCACATGACTGTCTCTAAATTTATTGAAGGTAAAAAATACGAAGTAACTGCAATTTCAGATGGTAAAAATGTTACTATTCCAGGAATTATTGAACATTTTGAACAGACCGGTTCTCACGCCAGTGATTCAATCGCTGTTTATCGACCACAAAATTTATCGACTAATGATCAAAGGCGATTACGTGATAGTGCCATTAGTATTGCAACTAAGCTCCATTTAAGAGGTCCGGTAAATCTACACTTTTTATTGGCTCATGATCAAATATATTTGTTACAGATGAAAAGCTATTCAGGGCACAATGTTGCCTTTTTAACTAAGGCTCTTAAAAAAGATATTACTGCCATCACAATGAAAGTTTTATTGGGCAGTGAATTATCGGACTTAGAATTGTCTAGTGACATTTGGCCATCAAATAATCTGATCCATGTAAAAATGCCTGTATTCTCGTATTTATCATATCAAAGTGAAAATACCTTTGATTCTAAAATGAAGACGTCTGGAAGCGTAATGGGGCGTGCTAAGCATTTACCGACTGCTTTATTTAAAGGATATGAAGGTAGCGACTTAATGATCTCAACTTATGGGACAGTCTTCATTTCAGTTAAAGACTCTGAAAAAAATGATGCAATTAAAATAGCTGCTAGATTCCATCAATTAGGCTTTAAATTGTTAGCAACTGAAGGAACAGCAAATGTTCTAGCTGAAGAAGGGATTACAACTGGAATTATTGGAAAAGTTCAAGAGGGCAGCAATAGTCTACTTGAAAAAATTAAGCAGCATCGAATCAATCTGGTTATTAATGTGACAAGTTTATCTGATTCAGCTAGCCACGATGCAATCATGATTAAAGATGCAGCTTTAAGCACGCATATTCCTGTTTTCTCTAGTTTGCAATCAGCTCAAGACGTGTTAACAGTACTTGAAACATTGGCAATGACTACACAGCCTTTATAAGCTTAAATATAAATTATTATGTAAAATAATAAGCAATCAAAAAGCTCAATTTATAGAAAACTTTTGAAATTCTATAAGTTGAGCTTTTTTTATATTTTTTTACTTAAAACTTCTTGCTCATCGGGTGTTACTTCAATTGAATTTTGACCAGTATAGATTACGAATCCTGGTTTAGCGCCGTTAGGTTTTTTAATTCTTTTAACTTGCACATAATCAACAGGCACGTGGCTAGAATTTTTACCCTTAGAGAAGTAAGCTGCAATTTCAGCTGCTTCTTTAATGTCATCGTCACTAGGATCGTTGTCTTGTAAGATTACGTGAGAGCCAGGCATATTTTTAACATGGAACCAGTAGTTACGTTTATCAGCCTTT of the Lactobacillus isalae genome contains:
- a CDS encoding carbamoyl phosphate synthase small subunit produces the protein MKRYLILEDGTAFSGHGFGAPITATGELAIQTSNFGYQEAISDPANFGKILAFTTPMIGGSGINAIDYESIDPSVRGIIANDIAFHISANPTFQDLNDFLKEKRIPAIYGVDTRALVQKLKNKQVIKASIMDTDDAHAFDQIKALVLPKNKTAQISTNHPYAAPNVGKTVAVIDLGLKHSLLRSLSLRKINSVVLPYNASIYDIINLRADAIVISNGPGRVEEVAPFLKPVFDKFYGKLPILGIGLGFLAISNYLDLELLDLIPAYNGSNFPVIEQTNNRIWQTAMNIDQLVVPDSLSLNLSRKYFDLRSDLLAGYSIKEDKVLATAFNPEGSPGNFDAASIYDQFMNMME
- a CDS encoding carbamoyl phosphate synthase large subunit → MPLHNEINKVLVIGAGPSIVGEVSELDILAKQALAAFEESNVQVVLINPNPATITTDPHPDVNVYLEPMTLPFVKRIIRMEKPDAIIPAFGGKPALRLTQELLESGILTQMNIELLTINSLALSLSAPHNLYTFLKANKIAVANQWLLEKEDDLRRVIEHAHFPLLLSKKQHYRPDSMISLDSLAQLERYFLDEESDDHFNWKDYRLTEDLSNWEELIFDIVRDNNGNFCFVGNTGSLEPVGINSSDSLLVTPILTRNNNQIQKLRNCCRKIANCLNLHGALSIHFAVKQNGEDFNYKVLSVKPRLTQTSLLSYRSGVYSIGYITAKIALGYNLNEITDPQSGISAAVDPVQDACFVKLPYWSFTEAGYNHYALNNKTTSGGQALGIGRNFESAFLKALQSTTGFSNNVKTFKEECDKSEEEILRDLSQPNEVHLITLLAALAKGISYHTLHKLLHVHLVFLQKFNHILILLKKLQNDELTPDLMLKVKKNGFSNRLIAEVTKRDEKAITDLCKKWSIKPSYIEIDGTAGLIHPNVQAVYSSYGIEDETKPLSNSKKCLLLGLKPFQVSLTGEFDYMLYHAAKTLKEQGISPVIISNNPESVSAAYDLCDRVYFEPITLENILEIAWKEDIKEVVTQFSGKQINEYRMQLLEHGLTILGQPNLKEILGENHADVVYQAGVNPVPALQCDSEENVLEFVNTNGFPALIGGTSNGKKQKSAVVFDLPALQRYIAENSLEHMTVSKFIEGKKYEVTAISDGKNVTIPGIIEHFEQTGSHASDSIAVYRPQNLSTNDQRRLRDSAISIATKLHLRGPVNLHFLLAHDQIYLLQMKSYSGHNVAFLTKALKKDITAITMKVLLGSELSDLELSSDIWPSNNLIHVKMPVFSYLSYQSENTFDSKMKTSGSVMGRAKHLPTALFKGYEGSDLMISTYGTVFISVKDSEKNDAIKIAARFHQLGFKLLATEGTANVLAEEGITTGIIGKVQEGSNSLLEKIKQHRINLVINVTSLSDSASHDAIMIKDAALSTHIPVFSSLQSAQDVLTVLETLAMTTQPL